CTTAAGGTCTATCAAGGGTTACTTTGCTTAATTAGGAGGGCATCTGAAGCTTTTACATTAATAATGACTTTTGTCTGATGTCAACTTTCATTTGATTGGCATTTGGCACTTGGAAAATTTTAAATTAGTCACAACCTGGAAGTAACGGGCCATTTGCCATAAATATCTTGAGGTGTATGTCTATTAAGTTATATACTTAAAACAACACATAATCGTTATACAAATCATTCTCCAAGTTTAATAATTTCATGTACCATGTGAAAAAACATATTGAGATTAATAAATATTTGTGCATCCTTCTTTTTAGTAATTACTATTCCAAGTACCAACATCTATTGATTTTTGATAACTATTGACTTAGCTTGGAGTTTGGAGAGTCTTAGTTTGAGAGCTAGCCGCCAGATCATTGTTTTCCCTTtcaaattcaaaacagaaaaaACACTGAATAAATGCATCAATTGCATTGAATTTGAAAACTTAGGCTAATAAGAATTGAAACTTAAATCTGGGCCATACAAGCTATGGGCAATTTTTCTGATTGAATGAACAGCTTTTTCTCTTTAATTTCAGAATTGTATGCTTGAATCTACTTAAAGTAATGGATGACACCAATTACAAGATGAGATCGATACTATAAATGCAGTATTTACTAGTTAAATAACCTAGACATGGTTAGATCAAGAGTAGCCATCTCCTGACTTCTGATTTTTTAAGTTCAGAAGAATATTGAGATCTGATGTAAACTAATCAATAATTTATTTTCATCCCACCAACAGGCGCAGTTTTTATCTAGGTTTATGATCTGTCATCCATAACTACTATCCATAGTTCCATACCATGCTTTTCAGAAACAGAACTTTGAAATTACATTCTAGTACTAAGAAGAACTGCATTAGGTGACTGCCACAGCAATTGCATAAGAGTGCTACATTACCCACTGAGCCAAGCTTTCATCTGACCCTGGAGAAAAAAAATGTGCAGCTTCTCGACCGGTTATGAGCTCCAGAAGGAACACTCCAAAACTGTACACATCACTGGCTTCAGAAAGAGCACCAAATTCTTCAACCCTAAGCAGATAATAGTAACAAATTGTCATACAATCATCAGATAAACTGATATTCCTGACACTAGTAATAAACTAAACATAATGTAAATTATCGACCAAGTTAGCAACATTAATAAGTCTGTTTCCATCTAGCGGAAATAAGAATCACTCTACATGCTATAACATAACCCATAACTTATGGTAAAAGAGCTGTAATTATGCGATATAACAGATACTATGTTGTATGACATAACCTATGCCTTGAAGATATTGTTGTTCATAAAATTTTGTGAAGCAAATTGTAGAAAATCAACATACTCTGGATCCTGGAAGACATTGCCACCAGATGATTGAGATGGGCCAGCATCTTCAAGTCTTTGAAGTAATTGAGCTATGCCTGCATCTGCTACCTTTGCAATGAAGTTTTCATCAACCAAGACATTACTTGATTTGAAGTCCTTGTGAACTACTTGAGGAACAAGATTATGCAAATGGGCTAACCCTGTAGTTTGATAAGGTGTCAATTTTTAACTTTCAATGGTAAACATTGCTCAAAAATTAGAAAGCATCTGCTTGCTGATCTATTTATCAAAGTCCTAGTTTTGGCCTTTCTTCAGTTAATGTAAACAACAAGAATTTAAATAGCTTGATTACCTTTAGCAGCCCCTATAGCTACAGAAAGCCTCTGTTTAAATTCTAGTCTCGTCACTGGACCCCTTGCAATATCTGCAAAACAACAAACAGAAGTCATATCTATAAGCTCTGGAAAGAGTTGTTCTGTTCAAACAGAATTGGTCATTACCATATAGATGACGGCTGATACTTCCATTAGGCAAATGTTCGAAAACTAGCATTTGTAAACCACCTTCCTGGCAATAACCAATAAGAGTAACAAGATTGCGATGGCATATCTCAGATAGTCTTTTAACCTGCTTGGCCAATGGAAACAATGTCATTTTGCATTCCCCACCAATATGACTGATGACGCAAATCTTGTTCATCAATTGAATTTACCAAAACAAAAACCAGGATAAAGTACAGAAAAATAACAGtctggtattttttttttagaggaaaaaatgGAGGAAATAAGGAACTTCCCACAGTCTGGTATTATTAGTACTGTGTCTGGCACAACTTAATATTAGAAAATGATAAGCTAGATGGTAGATACTGTTGTAAAAGCTTAAGGGCACAAGGCAATTTTTTTCAACAAAGAATTTGATGTATTACTTGCAATTTTTTCAGTTTATGAAAAACCACAATATTTCAAATTAGGCAATTTCAGTTTCCAACACAGCCATGTTTTGCTCATATATTTCTGACAAAAGTTTCCATATTTTACTTCATATCTAACTCATCtttctaaaagaaagagagaaaagaaaggaaagaacttTTTCCTGTGGCCTATCATAATTGCAAGACCTCAACATTACAACAGATGGTATTAAAAGCTTTTGCTTACATTATATGTCAATATTGCCAAAAAAGTGGATATGGATCTTATTTTGTAATTTTAAAAGCACACATAAGTTCCATTTCTCAAATGAAATAAACAACGACGAAGAAAATGAGAGTCAAGGAACAAGAAAAATGATGATTTAGTGCTGGATATGAAAAGAAGAGCACAGCCTTTACTACCATTCAAAGCTGTTATTACCTCTTCAACAAACTCCTGCAGTGGAGCACCTCGACGCCTTTTAATCGCTACAATAGTACCATCGAGAAGCAAGCCCTTGTACACCAAGCCAAAGCTACCACTGCCAACAAGATTGGACTCATTAAAATTCTTTGTAGCCTGGCTCAATTCTTCAAATGTAAATTGCCTAGCTCCCTGATGTTCGGTTGCATGACCCCCACCAGCAGAGGTGATCCGACCTCCCCTAGTCCATTCTACTGCCCGTtccaaaataagaaaagatcaacaagaaatcaagaagaATATTCTATAAGCTTCAAAACTTGTTAAAACTCAATAAGAACTTGGGAGAATTTGTACCTATAGTTGGAGGGTCCGACGAACCAGTCTCAGAACTTCTATTTGCACAGGTCCTACGGTGTAATATACAAAACCACAGAAACCAAATGACAATCACCAAGAATGCAAGAGCACCAATAGCTCCTCCAACCATGGCTGCAAGCAACCTCGACATTTCGTACAGACTTGCCTTGCTCCGGAAAACCTAAACATTGAACCTGAAACAATGATAGGAATAAATACAACACCACAGCATCAAAAGTGGCAAGCGTAACTGACCAAATAAATGAAGTCCGCAGATATTAGTTAACAAGCACAGAGCAATAATAATATTCTCACGCTAACTCACACTCATGTTCTGCTGCTTTTAACTGACAATTAAACTGCAAGCATACAAATCACGAGATGCTTCTCCTACCTCAGATGACGACACTGGATCCAGTGTCACTCTCCCCAGAGCAATAGTTGCATCTGAAACCTGCCTTACATACTGCCAAATCTGCTCCAAAGTAGCTCAACGGCAGTGCCAAGACTGCTCAGACAGCCCAACTGGCATGACCCATAATGCTCGCTGCAAGGGAATGATCCCGTACTCGATGGCTTGTCAAAATTTGAAAGGAAGAGAGGCCAGAAACAACCTACATTGCCAGCCTCAAGCATCTTACTGCTGTGATCAGCGACCTGCAACTCATCTCATTTTCCTCAGCAACATATTATATGGCTCAAAAGCATATACACCCAAAGGAGAATCTCAAACTACACACACATATAAGAAGGAAATAAATCTGGAGCCGACAGATACCGTCCTACATTGTCGAGGATCGGTCTTAGTCGACGACCACTTCCCTTTGAATTGATTGAACAGTACCAGCTGAAGAGGATTGGTCCTAAAGCAAAGAGGAGGAACAAGCACTCAAAGGAGTCCAAAAGAACAGATAGGGAGCTTTGCCCTTGTGCCCCACATGGCCAATGTACCACCTTGCAATCTTTTAACAAAGGTAATTTTTTGTGTGTTGTGTGTGCTTAAAGGATCTGAGACCATGTGCTGACATATAGTATATACCAGCCTGTGGAGAATCTCTCCATCCAGAATCAGTAATGGTGTCTGGGGAGAAATGGGGCTGTGTCTGTGGTTGCCAACTGTAAATGTTGGGGGGTTTTACCAGCAGGAAGTGgacaggaggaggagggacagTGGCTTTTAATTGGAAGAACAGTGGCATAGATGGGCATATTATGAGCTCAGGGGGTTGGGGGAAAGGTGGTGTCCAAATCTCACATCCTCtagatctccttcccccccccccctccccccccccccccccaccacaAGCATGGTTTTGCCCCCTGCCATCTCCCATGGCCTCATGTGGGGAGAAGGGAAAAGATTTCCTTTTCTAGCACTGAAGATTGAGATTCTGCTGTCATTAGGGTGCCCCCACCCCATGTTCTGAACTCTGATGCTGCATGGTTTCCTCCTCATGAGCAATAATAGAGATTAAGGAAGTGGCCTCTCTTTTGTTCAGATGCAGTTTGGGTAATATTGGAGTGAGTGTTACTTTCTCCTCGCCTTCTCCTTTCGGATGATTGGAACTTAATTGGTTATTTTTGCCCATTTTGGTGTAAAAGACTGGGTCCCTGGGGGCCTTCTACTCGTCTTTAGCTGTAGGCATGCAGCTGTCACTGTTTGGTGTAAGGTGTTATTTTGGTCTGTTGACTTGTTACCTGTGCTTCGGATAGGCTGGAAAGCCATGCTGTTGGGGCCGGGGAAAAGGAGGACAATGAGAGGCTTTCAATGAAAGGCTTTTGGGTTGGAAGCTTTTTTGAGTCTTGGCCTGAAAAGTGAAGACTTTCATGTTAAAAATTGTCTCCAGATTAAGCTGCTGGAAGCTGGGGAACTGCTCCCATCATTTTTCATTATACTTTAATCAACATTGTTTAGTACTAAATAATCCTAGCAGTTAGCATTACATGACAAAATAGGCTGCATTGTGCCGTTGAGAAATAATAATTAGTACTAAACTTCGTGTCAGAATCTTTTCAGTCATTGGATGAGAAGCCAAGCCAGAAACTTTTAACAGGAAAGACAAAGatctgttgaatctcttcaacaGTTCAGGAATGTGAACTGTAAGCAACTGAGTGTTATTTCAGTTTGGCACGAGGGGCTACCTGCGGTTGATAGGATAATTAATTAACGGGTCAGAGATTTCAAATTTGGAACTACAAAGGATGTTAAACCATTTATTGAGGAAGTTGCAGGGATTATGAATCGATGTTTATATAAAAGAATTGTTGCCATACATGGATTACAGGAATAGAAATATCTATGGATTTCTTacggaaaaaaaaggggaaaaaaatccaGGGAGTAAATTCGATATGCTTTTTTATGGACTTTAAATGCTAGTATTCCATATCATGCGTCAGGCCGTTATAAGgatgataaatatattaagatAAAACCAAAAGCCGTTCGTTGTGTCAGTTTGGTGCAAGACTTGACTTGctgttatttattattattattattattattattattattattattattattgagcTAAGATAGGTGGATCATACCAGACGAGTACgatgcatccaataaaatcaaaaaacaaaatacatcGGAGTGCTGGGTGCAACTATCCGAGTGACTAGTTACATAAGCAACCATCCAGTCCACAGCCCCATTAGCTTCACGAAAAACATGCTTGGCCTAGTTGACTTGCtgttattagaataattaactAACCAGGTTAGAGATATCAAATCTATAATTGTAGGATGTTGAACCATTTATTAAGTAAGTGATGGTGGTTACAAGTTAACCTTTTATTCTCTATCTTTAACAATTATACAGTAAATTTATACCTATACTACACATAAAAGcaaatatttagaaattttatctgcctttttttcttcaaaaaaacatctttcgacctattttacaatgtttttaattaattcctatttaaataaatttgactatttttaaaagtaaagaaaatttctagctcttagaaaaggaaaggaaaagattAACTGGATTATATTATCTTCTAAAGGGTGAAAATACAATATATATTACTGAGATCccattatttctttttcttctcaaacCTTCATTACACGTATCTAGTTGGTCCATTATAGCtactttaaatttaaaataattgtcactaaattaccaaaaaaaaagttactATACATATATTACAGTGCTAGAGATATCTAAGGAGTCAAatcaaatgaaatatattttgaagaggaggaatgctATAATGCCATATCGTGGGTCAGGAAAACCATGACCCTACATGGTTAGAAAATTTTTAATATCCGGGTCCTACACTTGAAAGTTCAGTCTAAAAACTAGGTATTCAATCAGGTTGATACGCATGTGACTCAGAATCGAATTCAGCCTGAAAGCAATCCAAATTCAACTTAAAATAATAGTACATCTCCCTTCCGAATCACTTTGGACAATTGAACTGGATTCCGATTCAAATCCAAGACCGCCAAGCTTTGCCAAATTGACGCAGTCTAATTGTCAAGAATCGGACTAGGTCCATTTGCAGCTTTATTAACTCCACGAACAATCTGAATCTTGGAACCTCGACGAAGACTCAAAGGAGCAACCTTGAGATCCCAaaagattcatccaaataattGATCAACCAAGCTGGAGTGGCAAACAATGAATAATCCAATCAGCTATAATTCATGAAATAAAGAGACAGAGCAATCTATTTGACTGTTCATTCTAAAGACAATCTTAATGCTTGGCTTGTCGGCAGTCCAACAGCACGTGGAATGAGTTCACAATACCAGCCCAATGAGATGTTGAATTGACCAAACCAGTATCttgttatttaattaaaaaagaaaaaagaagagagaacacATGAAGGATGTCCAGTAGAGAATCCAATGACAGCCCTTCCAAGCACAAACATAAGAAAAGGTCCACTGCCAGTCTAACCAATCTGCTCCAGAACTTGTTCCTTGAGCCTTATTTTATAACCAAGTAAAACAAGAATGAGACTGTCACTCTATCAACTACAGTGGGATACAATAAGCTAATATGTTTCACCAGCTTACAAATCTCAAATTAGGATTATAATATGGAAAACAAAGGCAGGTGCATAGATATATCCAACTGCAACAAAAACAGTCACATTCAAGCAGGCAGAAGAAACAAGTGGGATGAGCTGGTGAGCACCTGCTACCCAACAAAGTTTGCAGTTTAAATCAGGGATAGTCTAACATACCCGGATGCACCTGGCGACCAACACATCATGCCCCATTGTCACGGTCCCTTCACCTGCTCCCAGAGGGATACCAGACCTTGGATGAATGCTACAAGTTCGGTGAAAACTACCAAACCTGTAGATCAATTCCGAATAAGGGGAGAGAGAAACATGGATTCAGAAATGCAGTGAGATAAAAATGGTATCAGAAATGTCATTTGTGCTGAACAAGTGAAACTGTTTTGTTTGACATATTTTGGTAATAATACAACAAACATTTCTCTACATACCGTAAATAAAATACATTTATCCGACCAACAAATGCATATCTGAATAACAAATCTCTTTACAATAAATCACAAACGAGGGCCGCTCTGCCCTGCAATGTGAATGAAACCATGCTTCTGCTGCAGATGTGGAGAGAACTTGTAattctttctgattttttttcacCTGTAGTAAAAGATTGATCATGCAAGAGACGTGCACTTCGCACCACTTTAGAGGATCCAGTTACCGCCGCCTCAACGCTAGCATATCTGTGACGTTGAATACTTCCGCATCATATAGCAAAATACACCAAGGTTCATGCATTCTTACCAGACCTTGGCCAAAAGCCTACCCTTTATTAGATGCTTGGAGTCAGAGACTACACTTGCAGACTGAAAGACTATAGAGATACGGATAAATGAATTTGAAAATGTGCACAATATGCATACTATTGGGATAAAATGGCAAAATTAGATACATAGGCCAGTCCCAAATAATTGGAACAAGGCTTGATGGTAATGGTTGCAGTTTGATACTTAAGAATCTATGATTATCTTTTTTCCCACATGTCAAATATGGTGTTCAAATTACTTTTCTCAAGTCAAATACTGTACTGGTATCTTATGCAATTTTAGACAAACTAGCAGGTTATAAGATTTTCAAACGGTGCAACAATCATGAGATCATAATTGAGGATACAAAAGTTCAACAGGACCAGCAGTCAAATGCAGGATCTCTTTCTCCAATTTTGATGTTTTCCCAACCACAGCTGAATGAGGTCTTCAAAGCATTCACAACGCAGTCAATGATGCTAATCTGCTCAAACAGATCACATGGCTAATAATTAGAATTTGGTAATAATATTGTCTACCCAACTAAGGGTGCTAATAGTATTGTCTCCAAAATGTTCAATAACAAAAATTGCCCGTAAAATTCTATTTCTTCAACAATGTGCAAACTGCAACTTTGTTTCCTTTGGGTCAAGAAATTTACCCTGTTCTACTCAGTGCTCATCTGTTTTTCTTTGGTTAATTCTTCACCACAAGCACAGACATCGGCTTAAGAGTATAAGAAGAGAAAAAGTAGGTATTTAAGGTGTACATTACCTAATGACAAGGACCTGGTCAGATGCACAGTTTTCCATTCAAATTCAGATTTGTAATCTTTCGACAGTATGCATGGAGAATATTTCATCcagaaattcaaaatcaatctGACAGTCAGCTACCTACTACAATAAAGGGAAATAAGAACTAAAATTGCTAATTACCATTCCCTCTTTAAACTtaataaaagaagaaatataaaattccTGTAGAAACTTAACGATGATCAAGATTTGTGTTATGGGATATATTTTGCTCGCAAGTATGTGATCTAAATTCTTTAATGAACAACCCCATCCTCATAAGTACAATCAAATTTCAATTCCAGCACGCCCTCAAGTAAGTC
The Phoenix dactylifera cultivar Barhee BC4 chromosome 3, palm_55x_up_171113_PBpolish2nd_filt_p, whole genome shotgun sequence DNA segment above includes these coding regions:
- the LOC103716041 gene encoding proline-rich receptor-like protein kinase PERK8 isoform X1, with the translated sequence MSRLLAAMVGGAIGALAFLVIVIWFLWFCILHRRTCANRSSETGSSDPPTIVEWTRGGRITSAGGGHATEHQGARQFTFEELSQATKNFNESNLVGSGSFGLVYKGLLLDGTIVAIKRRRGAPLQEFVEEVKRLSEICHRNLVTLIGYCQEGGLQMLVFEHLPNGSISRHLYDIARGPVTRLEFKQRLSVAIGAAKGLAHLHNLVPQVVHKDFKSSNVLVDENFIAKVADAGIAQLLQRLEDAGPSQSSGGNVFQDPEVEEFGALSEASDVYSFGVFLLELITGREAAHFFSPGSDESLAQWVEAHLISNNLIDQRLGSSFTPEGMKDLIGLTLQCLNPSGRGRPKMSAVVAELDLILETEMSLTTVMGDGTAIVTLGSQLFTSS
- the LOC103716041 gene encoding proline-rich receptor-like protein kinase PERK8 isoform X2; translation: MSRLLAAMVGGAIGALAFLVIVIWFLWFCILHRRTCANRSSETGSSDPPTIEWTRGGRITSAGGGHATEHQGARQFTFEELSQATKNFNESNLVGSGSFGLVYKGLLLDGTIVAIKRRRGAPLQEFVEEVKRLSEICHRNLVTLIGYCQEGGLQMLVFEHLPNGSISRHLYDIARGPVTRLEFKQRLSVAIGAAKGLAHLHNLVPQVVHKDFKSSNVLVDENFIAKVADAGIAQLLQRLEDAGPSQSSGGNVFQDPEVEEFGALSEASDVYSFGVFLLELITGREAAHFFSPGSDESLAQWVEAHLISNNLIDQRLGSSFTPEGMKDLIGLTLQCLNPSGRGRPKMSAVVAELDLILETEMSLTTVMGDGTAIVTLGSQLFTSS